The Haliotis asinina isolate JCU_RB_2024 chromosome 2, JCU_Hal_asi_v2, whole genome shotgun sequence genomic interval TAATAACCATCCAGGctgtttgatttcccacaatgGCAGGGAAACCTCTTTCTTGTCAGTTCTCTCAGCATCAACAACTTTTCAGGTCAAGTCATGTCACTCACAAAGGAAGTTTCCTAACCATGATCAAAATAAGTTGGGACACCAAGTGTTTGCGAAAAGGTGAACATACCCTGATCCACCAATGGAAGCCATCaacacacgcaaaggcaagCCGATTGTTCACCTAACGAAATGTCGGCACGTATGATACAGGTCTAAATAGGGAGTTTCATGGGACACAAGTTTGGTGCACATTTAGAAATTTCTTCAACAGGTCTAACACAAAATTTTGAAAGCTCTACTGAGGCCTTTAACACTGTTAAGACTCGTTTGGGGAACTGGTGGATACATACCAATATTTGGTAATTAACGTTTCCCAATCACATGGTTGTGTTACAATAACAAGAACGAAATTGACGCGttttgattttttatatttcattcGTTAGTTTTTTATTCCTTATTTGAACAAGTGGTATGTTCTTAGGCTGCATAATGCCTGATCAGTTACAGATTTCTGAATGTACAATAGTTCGTTCAACTGAAAATGGGTGTGGCACAACCCCTCATGTTTGAATGGATCAGCATAGGCTCAGTATGTGATCATCCTCGTCGCGCCTCCAGCAATAGCTCCCACCACCTTTCTCGCTGCATTGCCAATCCAGTTCCAGACTGAGCGGAATCCATCTCTCAGTTTCAGACGCAGACCACGACCGACACACTTGGATGCAATGCCGTCATTATTGATACACACCACATACTGATTATCCCTGTCACCGGAGTAGAACATCACTGCAAGCAGTCTCCCATGCACCTCGAGACTTGCGTGCCTCCACACCCAGTTCGGCTCTTCAGCGATGAGGGACAGGCAGCACTGCAAGACCCGCCGATCACACGCCAACAACCTATGTCGCTGCCTTTGCATGAACAGGCTGATGTCAGAACAAGCAATGTATGGACTGCAGTTgatattctgaaaatgaaatgtgttcaGTATTTTAGTCGATGTGGGGAGGAGAGAGCGAGAGTTTGGTAAACGTTGTTAAACTGTGGGATGAAGGTCTGGGTAGAGAGTTGAGTTGATATCCTGGTAATGGGTCCTGTGGAATCATTGGGGAGAGAATTCAGTTGAGATATGGACACCATAAAATGCACACAATCAGTACCTCCAGCACGACCACACCCACCTCCATCAGATCCACCACTGGTCAGCAAAGCTGCCACAACTAACACAATCAGCACCCCCAGTTCGACCACACCCACCTCCATCAGATCCACCACTGGTCAGCAAAGCTGCCACAACTAACACAATCAGCACCCCCAGTTCGACCACAACCACCTCCATCAGATCCACCACTGGTCAGCAAAGCTGCCACAACTAACACAATCAGCACCTCCAGTTCGACCACAACCACCTCCATCAGATCCACCACTGGTCAGCAAAGCTGCCACAACTAACACAATCAGCACCTCCAGTTCGACCACAACCACCTCCATCAGATCCACCACTGGTCAGCAAAGCTGCCACAACTAACACAATCAGCACCTCCAGTTCGACCACAACCACCTCCATCAGATCCACCACTGGTCAGCAAAGCTGCCACAACTAACACAATCAGTACCTCCAGCACGACCACAACCACCTCCATCAGATCCACCACTGGTCAGCAAAGCTGCCACAACTAACACAATCAGCACCTCCAGTTCGACCACAACCACCTCCATCAGATCCACCAGTGGTCAGCAAAGCTGCCACAACTAACACAATCAGCACCTCCAGTTCGACCACAACCACCTCCATCAGATCCACCACTGGTCAGCAAAGCTGCCACAACTAACACAATCAGCACCTCCAGTTCGACCACAACCACCTCCATCAGATCCACCACTGGTCAGCAAAGCTGCCACAACTAACACAATCAGCACCTCCAGTTCGACCACAACCACCTCCATCAGATCCACCAGTGGTCAGCAAAGCTGCCACAACTAACACAATCAGCACCCCCAGTTCGACCACACCCACCTCCATCAGATCCACCACTGGTCAGCAAAGCTGCCACAACTAACACAATCAGCACCTCCAGTTCGACCACAACCACCTCCATCAGATCCACCAGTGGTCAGCAAAGCTGCCACAACTAACACAATCAGCACCCCCAGTTCGACCACAACCACCTCCATCAGATCCACCACTGGTCAGCAAAGCTGCCACAACTAACACAATCAGCACCCCCAGTTCGACCACAACCACCTCCATCAGATCCACCACTGGTCAGCAAAGCTGCCACAACTAACACAATCAGTACCTCCAGCACGACCACAACCACCTCCATCAGATCCACCACTGGTCAGCAAAGCTGCCACAACTAACACAATCAGCACCTCCAGTTCGACCACAACCACCTCCATCAGATCCACCACTGGTCAGCAAAGCTGCCACAACTAACACAATCAGCACCTCCAGTTCGACCACAACCACCTCCATCAGATCCACCAGTGGTCAGCAAAGCTGCCACAACTAACACAATCAGCACCCCCAGTTCGACCACAACCACCTCCATCAGATCCACCACTGGTCAGCAAAGCTGCCACAACTAACACAATCAGCACCCCCAGTTCGACCACAACCACCTCCATCAGATCCACCACTGGTCAGCAAAGCTGCCACAACTAACACAATCAGCACCCCCAGTTCGACCACAACCACCTCCATCAGATCCACCACTGGTCAGCAAAGCTGCCACAActaacacaatcatcatcatcatcatcatcatcatcatcatcatcatcatcatctaccacaAGCCCCACCTGGAGCGCCACTAGCACAACGACCACCATCtcctactaccaccaccatgaTTGACCGTAACAACACTCACCCCACATACAGTGTCGTCATCCTCttcctgaaaaacaaaacatcacatcttGTAATGTGGTGGCAGTAGAGGCATATAGCGTCACAACTACAGCTTGCAGCTTCCCGTTTTCAACAATGTGACCATAACAGGAAGCATACAGTAACATTTGTCATCTAATGCATCCAGATATAAaagaagtgaatgagtgagtgagtgagtttgaatttatttgtcacatgagcaatattgcagccatatcgtgacgagaaacatctaatttacatgaatactaaaatcaataaataaaaaacCTAAGAACCtctcatcgaaggacagtaaaacactagactgTCACAGATATGCACATAAACCTAGCACTGAAAGCTAAAACCTTGTAATTTCAGatgacaatacgatataaaacacaGGCTACAGACcgccaacaagtgaaggtagatcatggGGAtgctagggtccatggggacttacagtacctttgctacctgcagaGGCCAGATACGAAAGGAGTGGTTTTAAAGCAATCTGCACACTCTAGGTATATTGGCTTTATGTGTGAAAGTACACACATGAAACAATAGCAGCAAATCTAGCAATTATATTGTGCCAGTGACGGAAAATGCAATTGCATACTCACATATAGATGCACAGGAAACGTTTTCGAGGCACcctaaaattgaaaaatgaggTACAAATTAACAATAGCAATGGGAACCTAAACAAGACCATTCTTAGTGTTACCTAGCCCGTCCTTGGTGTCACCCAGCCAGTCCCTGGTGTTACCTAATCTGCCCTTGGTGTTACCTAGCCCATCCCTGGTGTTACATAGCTCCGCCCTGGTGTTACCCAGCCCGTCCTTGGTGTTACATAGCTCCGCCCTGGTGTTACCCAGCCCGTCCCTGGTGTTACATAGCTCATCTCTGGTGTTACCTAGCCCGTCCCTGGTATTACCCATCCAGCCTGTGTCTAACGTTTACATGTCGAAGTTTccctttctgttttttttcaataaaaccaTTTTCTTGGGGTAAAAGGAGCAAGTATAGGTTTTTGTATGTGCCTATCTTGTACACGCCTACTACGTCCAGCTCTGTGAGCACAGCagagcacagcacagcacagcacagcacagcacagcacagcacagcacagcacagcacagtgagtgagttaatatgtattaatacctcggcaatatttcagccatatcgttcAGAGAAGCAATTTGAATTGATACGTATAGTAGTAAACCTGTCGGAAGGGAAGTAAAGCAAATACAGTATCACAATTATATTCAAAACTAAAGATGAAAAGAGAGCACTCAACAGATATAAGACAACCTaacaaatgggctatagatcgccattACCTAAGGTTGATCAGCATACAGTAGGGGCCATGGGAACATGCATTACTTTtgcaggcacgtagcaagccattttttCCGTGTTTACAAGCAGAATAGGCTGCAAATAGCGATAATTATGAGAAAGCCCGGGCTTTTTCACGGTACCTATGACCTTTTTGGGGGCTACCTGCTTCGACACTGGCTGAATTTACACCATCACTTCAGATGCTTGAGGAGACAAATTTAGccataaattaaattgttccaTGATGTCAATGAATACTGGACTGTGACCGGTTAATTAAAATCATTCAGAGGTATTCATGTAATCACGTGATACAGGTCTCTGATTTTCCGTGAACAACTATTTACTGATTTTCTGTAATGCAGGATCTGTCGTCTGCCCGCCAGAATGGTGCAGGGTACTTTACGGCGATTCTACTGTCGTAAattacacatatatgtctttaGATTTACCGATGATCGGCTCGACACGTTACTTGGGACCGTTACTTGCGTACATCACAGAAATAGATGTTGCTTTTATACAAAATTACTTCACAGGCGtagaaacaaatattcaatcGAACCGCTTTCCAGCACAACGTCGTTTGCTTGCAGAATATTCATTCAGCAATAGACTGTTACACTATTTACATATTAAATTTATTATCAGTTTTCGTTGAGATTTTTTTATAAACATGAGTTTCCGAGGCATAATCGAGCGTATATGCATTACCTCATTTACAGATGTGAATTCTGCTCATTCATGAACGTCTATTTCAAATCAGGTATTGCTTTGAGATACAGTATAGACCGGGGCCTTCTCTCACAAAACacaaaggtgatcgtaagtcacaaaGGTAGCCTTAGTGCTGTGTGAAAGAATGGGAGTTGAGGTTAACCTTTCCTCTGTCAATACAAGCAAGTGCATGTATGAAGAGCACGTTAGGCACGGAAACACTTTCCTAACTGACTTGCTACATTATTGACAGTTCAATCTGTGTATTCCAGGAACCCACCAATAAAACCAACCTAAACTAGCACGCAGAACCTACCCGGAAGCTTGACATGTGTTGTCATGGCtatgtccaatcaaatgcgaccCGACAGTTACGTATCACTAAATGTTGGCCAGCGTTCAACAATTTAAGGAAGAATGTGTTTGTGAGCTGGTTGTATCTATAGGCAACGTATGACTGTCATGCACCTAAAGGTTATATAGTAGCGGCATTGTCCTCCGAGTGCCGTGTTTTACTTGATACTGAGAGGAAATGTAGTAATAATTCTAGTCGATTTTACGACTTCGAGTACTAAAACTGAATGAGTTTGAACTAGCTTTAGACACTGACTGATACCCCCGCCCTcgcccaccccacccacccttCCCCTTTCTCAACAGTGTGCACCCGACCCACCTTTCTCACAAGTGAGAGAATTTGTAAATTCTTAATAAAGCTTGAAGTGTGATCATCTGTCACAACTGACGATGCGTCGGGGGCTATGCATTGCCATTTGCAAGTGTGTTTCAGTCTTCATATTTGGTGagtgactgggtgagtgagtgagtgagtgacagggtgagtgattgggtgagtgagttaaaatttatcgttacatcggcaatgtttcagccatatggaGCAATTAATTTTATGCATAGTAATTAATGGAttattgtaaaaacctgtcagtgaaggacagtaaaataactagattatcacagattcgAATTCAAAACTGGTTAtgagatctaaaacagtttaactatagatgaTAAGACAAgctaaaaacaggctatatatatacaactgaaggtagatcaccgtacaagggaccatggggacttacagtacatttgcttcctgcatgaacCCTTACACCATCCCTTCTTCTGTTAACAATTTAGGAAagctagccatacattaaaagacacgtattctacgattaaaaaagtggaaaGTTTACTTTGAATgcttgtggacttacgtacccctTCAGGACATTTGTTTTATAGTACTTTAACCTCACTTGAagatacagtcactaacaatcaCAGTTACTAATTTacacttccaatcataaaatatttatctatttacaaatcatgtcacaaatctaattcttttaaaatgcaataattacatcccttgtgatggaatattcaacacagtcaagcaagacatgcttcacCAAGGGATGCAAAAAAGAGGATCTTCAGTTTTcaatcaagtctttgaagggcatttagaagtgaaatacataagaatgaagatttttttatgGGTATccacttctttatgtgagaaagacaacacaagaaaaccctgaagggcctccatgagaagagagaaatcaacgacatcatcttcaaccagccgaaccctatcaactcccaagccccatacggaagagccaccatcaagatccacaagaacccgcccaaagcccgtatcctagtctgctcaagaggttcagttttctacaacaccgcccagttccccacacgtctcctcgctccatttggcaaagatggcaagtcctacatcagcgactcttcatcctttgtcaaccagctgaaagaatccaacctcacaggcaccatggtcagctacgacgtcgtggacctcttcaccaacatcccactagaagaagccctggacatccttcgcagcaagttagccaacaGGATAGATGGCTTGGACACCCAGCTCACgatagacagcatcatcaacctcgcccgcagctgctttgacacctcctacttcacattcaatggtaagatatacaagcagatccacggtctccccatgggctcacctctttctcctctcattacagaaatcttcatgacctccttcgaggaagcagccctctccacagctccgttccagcccctctgttggtaccgcaaagtcgacgacatcttcaccaccatcgccaatGACAACGACCCAAGTGAGCTCcacaaccacctcaacgaccaacatccaagaatcaagttcaccatggagactgagaccaaccaacacctgcccttcctcacctcagtataccgcaagccgacgcacaccgaccagtacatccactacaactcctgccaccatcctcagatcaagcaagctatcatcgccacccttaccacatgtgccaaagccctctgccaccccgatgccctaaacaatgaattggaccacctcagaaagacattcaccacactcaacggttaccctccccagctcgtcacagccgccatcaacaagaccctgaAGGACCGAGAACAAACCTTCTCcctcacccatcagagtaaccataccctaccttggccccatcagtcatcaaatatcacgcctcatcaagaccaaagccagcatcgatgtcaacTTCTCcggtggcaagaccatcaagacctacctaaaagccaacggtaaaggacccagctgtgaacaccctaacccgagaagatgcatctaccagatcccttgcaactgtggcgacctatacattggagaaacgctgagaccaatcaacaccagaatgaaggaacaccagacctcagtcagcaaactcgaccagaaatcggccatctcggaacacattctcaagaaccctggacactcaattcgatgggaggacactaggatactatctaccaacaacaacaactggcaccaaaggaaactgcaagaggccatcgagatccggagacagaaaccagccatcaaccgcgaccaaggagtgtacctaccaagtgcctgggacttattgataaattaatctcatctatctgtgtacattctatctatgtaattcatgtgtagccaatctacctgtgtacatccttatctacttgtgtttgtacatcatcaaccctcatgtatcATGCCCCCTATCATGTGTTATGcaaacatcatccaatcatgcgtaatgtatcaccattggcttccatccttatccccaatcatgtacatcgtccttaccccgtatctgtgttacgtaaacatatcctatcatctataatgcattaccattggcttccatcattgttatcataactgtcggcttcctatcagtgcttgtttatactggcttccagctttcgttaactcattccacttgttactttgttattgttttacctgtacatataaatacagctctgtatccctttctcaatcacctgatgaaggagtaagcattaactccgaaacgttgtgttctcacatacagaagttgatatccataaaaaatcttcattcttcagTTTTCAATAGTTATCCCCATGCATACCGCAGTGCGACGCACATGACTGACAAcgcaagtaggtgtaaccaacataagacTTCATTCCTTCTAATTTATTTATAAGAATTTGGGTGTCCAACTTttcctgcatcagatcatgtTCTGATGCCAGGTTTATAATcacagtatggaataagaagtgctgtcacagatttgttgagtgccgccttgacacccagatcggccattgtgttcgcAGAAATTCCAGCATGGCTGGGTAAGAAACAGAGGACAGATGCAAGATCACTatatcatttaataatttcaaaattaaaagtggatggttGCAAAAGGGATTTTTAATAGCCCGAAAGATAGGCATGAAAGATAGTctggtgattgagtgagtgagtgtagctgACCAGGGTCTAATACGACTTGCGAACGCTTTACTCCTATAGCCCATGCTCAAATGTTTTACAGAAGGTTAACGTTTTTATGACTA includes:
- the LOC137273133 gene encoding uncharacterized protein; amino-acid sequence: MGSGASKTFPVHLYEEDDDTVCGNINCSPYIACSDISLFMQRQRHRLLACDRRVLQCCLSLIAEEPNWVWRHASLEVHGRLLAVMFYSGDRDNQYVVCINNDGIASKCVGRGLRLKLRDGFRSVWNWIGNAARKVVGAIAGGATRMITY